TACTTGTGTTGTTTTGACTTTTAGCGTCTCCAGGGCTGCTATCTCCATATGGACTTCAAAAACTCCTAATGACATCTGATCATTGATGTCTCCAATGTTCTAGTGTCCATGTTTTCATCTACTAGTCTTAAAGTACGCACTTCGCGCGTATTTCCTGTACTGAAATGTTAAATGTTCAAGCAATGAAATGATGtagataatataattaaaatttaattaatttcaatgtCTCGAATATTTAGATTTCCAACTAAATTCGAATAAGGACAAATTTGATAagtattttaattgattttaaaatccTAAATACTAAGAAGCATTCACATGAAAAGTATTATACTTACATTACataattcaaatagaaaataattatacaagATAACATTTTAATAGATCTAAAATTCTTTTGCAACCTCTTGCAGAAATGCAGGGTAAGACTGCGTACACTAGACCCTTGTGGTCAGGCCCTTCCTTGGACCCCACACATCTTAAGTGCTATCGCCTCAATATACTGTCACTTGGTTATCTCTAACAATATGTTTCCTTCTGTGGTGCTTATATACTGTCACTTGGTTATCTCTAACAATATGCTTTCCTTCTGTGGGGCTTTAGTTTGCTGAGATCAGCTTGATCAGTTGCTTCAATTTTCTTCACTCCCATACTTCTTGCAGATATTTCCAATGTCTGACATACTAGACAAAAGAGAATATTATTGGACCAATGTAAAGGTCAAAAACTTGCCTGTGTTAAGAATTGTAGCTTATAAAATTTGTCCAATTCTACCCAATCATGAATTATTTACTAGACTTTTCCTATAAAACCAATTTTTATGCCTTCTGTGAACAATTTACTTAATCTCCATATAATATGATAAGTCTAATATATTGCTACTAGGTCCTAAGCTAAGTTTTGATTTGTTCTTTGTTGTCTGTTCAAAGTAACAGTCgtttttttccttctaaaaGGTTATTTTACTCCAATCCCACAAAAAAGGGAGAACGTTCCTTACATTTCCAGCTCCAAACTTAGGTATCTTTGCTCAGGCCTACCAGTGCCGAGTCATTACTAGATATTCATTTGAGATGCTGGGAGAATCAAGCCACGTCTTCATCGGTGCACATCTTTTATGTTGATTTCTGTCTTACAAATGACACTTCCATATAGAACCTAAACATTAAAAGCCATACAAAAAAATCCTTCTACGTCCATTTATATTATAGATAACAGTCACAAAATGTGTGAATGGGCACTCTGTTGAAGTTGTATTCTGGAATCAAAGTTtctgttattttcttgattcttcTAGCTGCTAATAAAACTTGTAGATTCTTAGTCATTAATGATTCAATTTATCCAAGTAGCTCTAGAGCAATTGATAATCTTAAATGAAACTATGATCTTATAGATATTAGCTCTTATTTTTGATTTATCAAAAGATACAGAGAATTTCATATACCAATCCCAGCTAGTTTAGGATTAAGGCAGTGTttgttgaaataaaaaagaaatgctAATGCcacattttaaaaaacaacTCCTCAGTTTGGATGTTGTAATGTCAAGCTTTGTGTCTGCCTTGTTAGGATCTAGATAGCTTTTAAGTGAGCAACTAAACTTTGTTAATCCTCGAAAATGAACTTAACAAACTTCATATGAATGTAATCTGCTCAATTTACAGCAAGTTGGGTCAAAATTGGAACCCTCATTTGGCCTTTAATCTGTTGCCTTTCTGAGCTGAAATCACTGTATCTTGCTGTGCAAGTTCAAGAATCAATGAAGAAGTTTATGCTGTAATTCATACTTAAAACTCCCAAATTTGTCCTTGTCTGCTTCACTGTCATGTTAACATGTTTCCCAAAACTCTCGAATATTGTGCTGTAGCCATTGGTCACTGccaaataaataattcaataaaatcCAATACTTCCATCCCATTATGAATATGTTACTCTAATGAAAACAATCCTGTAAGATCCCAAATATAAATTTCCTTCAAAATTCTCAATCACAGGCTGCAGCTCGTGCTTTACGGGTAGGCTCCCAATCTGATTTTCTCATCGGTGGCAACTTGCATCCATCTGTACAGTGGGCTGAGGAGGAATCTGAAGTTGATCCTAATGAACTTGCTCAGGTTTCTTCCAATCGTCCATTATTACGATATTTAGAGAATAAAAATTTCTTAGATTTCTGTCATTTTCACCTTGCCTTTGTTTGGATTGTCAGATCAAAGTAGCCTTTGTCAGAAATGTACCTCCTGGTGCTGATGAAGATTACTTGAAGAAGCTCTTTCAGCCCTTTGGCAATGTATTATACCTTGCAGTTTCATTTTGATGTTTTCCCGATTACTCCAATTgcattaaaaattcaaaaagttgaACTCTCTGATGACATCTACCATACATATGGTTAATATATCTCAGGTAGAGAAGGTAGCTCTCTCCAGGAAGGGTAGTTCCACCATTGGATTTGTTTACTTCGATAAGCGATCTGTAAGTTCTGCCATGTCATTGTTAGTAGGAGTTTGACTTTGATTCTTGGAGTTCTACTCCTGCTCCAATTACTAATTTCAACCCCCCCTTGTAATTTTGTTGAATGGtaccttattttatattttgtctgtcttcaaaataaaaaacctagaacaagaaaacaaattgactattttgaatttcaaatttaggTTAAAGTTCATGCAGAATGTAGTCTTCGACACCTAATGATTGAACATTTTTAGTTTTCAGAGATAGTCTCCCTTCCCCAATCAAACAGCCTTCTTTTGAAAGTTAGAGTCCATACCTCCCTAACTGTAGCTTCTTGCTGTTGATTAATGCTGTATATATCAGGATACAGGGTCTTCAGTGATCCTCTACCCAACCAGTCATCCTCCCAGAAGGCTATCTTTATACCATTGCCTACTTTGAAACTGGTTTTCAAGCGAATTTGGACCATAGATTACTGATGGTATTCCACAGACTGACACCATGAGTACTGCTGACTTCTTTAGCTAGCCACACCCCTTCCATGTCATAATTAGCTTTGATTACCCTTTTCCACAGAGACTGCTCATCAGAGACAAATCTCCATAGCCATATTATCTACAAACTTCGATTTTGGATTCTCAGGTTCTTAATTCCAGGCATCCTTCCTTCATACTGAGTAGAAGGTCATCCCATTTCACTTGGCGGATCTTCATTTTGTCACTATTGCCTTCCAAATGAAGTTTCTTCTTAGTGCATCAATTCTGTCGACCACATTTACAGGAATTTGGGAACAGAGACATCAAGTAAGTAGGCATAGCATCTAGGACAGCATTGATGAGCACTACTCTGCCTCCCAATGATAAATACTGGCTCTTCCAATTAGATAGCTTCTTCTCACACTCTTCAACCACTCCATTCCATATCTCTTTAGGTCTACTCTTTGTCCCAAGAAGCATTCCTAGGCAAACAGTGGCTATTTCTCCAATCCTTCCTAGAATCTGAGTTGGCTCTTGGAGATCTAAGATTTCATTCACTGGTTAAACAAAACTGTTATTCCAGTTGATGTTTAGGAAGTGCATATTAATCTATTAAACTGATCATCTGTCTTCATTGTCAACTCTTCGATATGATGCATAGATCCATCGGAGCACTCTATGCCAAACACTACTATTATATGTCTTCATTGTTCCTCTCATTCCTGAATCTACAATGTCTCTTCTCATCTTCTTCACATTCAGTAATCTCTAGCCCCATTACCACATTCTCTGTTGACTATGACTCCTTTACCCTTAATTGTGTCCATTAGCACTGTAAATAATAAATCCTCTCTCAGTTCTCTTACTCGCTATGTAATTTTAATCATCTAATTATctttattatattgaaatattgACGGTAGCTTAAATTGCCAAGTGATGTTAAGAGCTAAGCTGTTTGTGCCTGGTCAACTACAAGAGATTCTTCCAAACCTAAGGCAACAAAGATTAGCTGCCAGGCAATTTTGGAGCTGATTAAGGTGGTGGGACAATTACCTTAACCCTCAATATTCAATGGAGTAGGCTAATGTTAGGGGATCTATATAGTGAGGGCTCAAGGAGGTGAATTCAATGGGCAGTGGGAGAAGGGACTGATGTCCTTAAAAGGGGTGTTTTGTCTTCATACATGAGCGGGTGTGTGAGAGAGTAACAGAAAGTTTTGCAATGGAGCCACTCGAAAATTTCTTGAATCACAGTTTGTCATTAGTTTCCTACCATTAATATGCTTGCAAGTCTTGTTCAACATCATCAAAGCTACTGCTACTTGTGATGAATAATAGACAATTACTATTCTTCTTGTCTAGAGTCAGTACAATAAACTAAAAGGATATGATCCATATAGTAGCACTGAATATCAATTCTGCGGTATGCTTTTATTAGGGGAAAAGtagaaatcaaaataaaaagggaCCCTTAAAATTGCAATTTCGCTTTATTATAGCTGACATtgtctttcttttgtttcttttcccACCCCCATCTACCAACGAATGCCGTGAGGATAGGATCTTGACAATGCTATTAAAGGATTGAATGAGAAAACTGTACAAGGGCCAATGGGAGGTCCCTCAAGCAAGATTCAGGTGATTTTTGTCCTTTCTAGTTTTCATAAGTTGTCCAAGCTGATATCTTCAACAATAGTTTACAGATATGtaatattgatgataaattatgatttgcTAACAGGTCGAAGTTGCGAGGCCAACTGATAAGAACAGGAAACGAGGTCGTGAGGATCAAAAAATGTCCAGTAACATTGAGAGTCATTCCAAGCTTTTGAAGGATGATCCAAATGTTGAGATGGTTGGGGGTCCTAAATCAAAAGCTCAACCGGTGATGCACCTATCAGatgttaatttcttttttgatatcTCAGATGTCTCGTCtcctttaatatattttattggcTTTTTAATGTTGCAAATATTTGCCGGTACAATTTCCTTCGAAAATAAAGTAGAAGCGGCTCTGATAGAAATTTCCTGGTTTGCACTGGACAAAGCTTATATGATGCTTCTTCTTTGTAGTATACAGTCAGTTCTTTTCAAATATACAACTAAGGCCGCAATCTCAAGCTAGTCGGGGTCACCATATGAatttacactatctattgcacACTATCTGAACCTATTTCATTGGATAATCTGTAACTTGAAGTTCCATGGTATTAGACGTTCTCTAAATCTGCACGGATTCATGGGACTGTAAGTGTTTGAGATAAGCTCGTTTTGTGATTTAGGTCTTTGAGATAACCTCATTCTATGTGATTTAGGTCCTTAAGTAAATTCATTCTATGAGAATTTTTGGGTCTTTAAGATAACttcattttatgtgattttaGGTGTACttcatttcttttcatttggacTCTATGTAGGACATGGCCGAATTGTCTTAAGAGACCCTTCACTTTGTTCTCTATTTGTGCTACTTGCACCTAATGGCGTATGACCATTCCTGAATTTATCTAATGTTGTATGATGCATCTATCTTAACATTAAAATTTCTGCAACACTTAATGTTGTGGATACGGGACCTTAGAGGACTGACATTCACTCCCATATAACAATGCTAGTCCAGTAATAGTTTTGTAGAACTTGTCTTTTGCTCTTGTAAATATCCTCCTACTGCATAATATTCTGGTAGCACTCCACTTCAACCATGGAGGTTTGATGGGATGGGAATCCcatatcaagaaaatataataagaataataatattgtgTTCAACGTTATGAACATAAATGCTTGAAGCGAGTCTATTTGAAGTTATTGTCAGCTGCATGATTGAACTGTTTAAGCCCATTTTGATTTGAATGGTTATTTTCCATTCAACTCTGAATCTGTCGTCTTATACTTTTTCTTCAATCAGGAAATGGATTATTTGGATCCTTATGAAGCTGCTGTGATTGCACTACCTGTGCTTGTCAAGGAGCGTTTAGTTAGGATCTTGCGGCTTGGTATTGCTACTAGATATGATGTAAGTTAACGGATGGACTCTACTACCCGAAGCTATAATTCTGTTCATGTATTATGTCTAATTTATCAAGAAGGTTTTCATGTCAATTCTAGCCAAagtattgttattaattttgttatcatcaacagaaaaatatgaaatttcttcttttttctgtGAGTATGTATTGACAAAGAAAGACAAGTTCCGTTTTGGTCGCCATTATCTAGTTTGTTTGTATTGGCTTCAAGTGTTTGTTTATTGAGCTGCCAAACAAGCTGATATAAAATTTGTGATCCTCTTTCTTGCCTCTTCATTTATATGGGTTATAGTGGCAAGATATAAATTCTTCGTTTTCTTTCAAGTGGTATCTGTAGTTATCAATTCTGTTTCACTAATATAAATCTAATGTTAGTGAATTTATCCATGTTTTTGATGGTTTATTAAGGGCGTGTTCAGTATGAAGGTTAATGTTTTTTGGGAAAATAAGTGgatttcttacttattttcttgtgtttagTACTTAAGCACAAATTATTAAcgtaaaagaatttttatataatCTAAGACAAATTCTATGGCAGGTGGGGGTGTGGGGTGGTGCTATGGTGGGGATAAGGAACTACGAAGGTGGGGGTGAAGATGAGGTTTATTGGAGGGCAAGGAAGAAACAACCGATGTGGAATGTTGCTTGTGGAATTTGTTTTCCCTACTTTCActagggaagtcattttcctcatTGCAAGGAATTTCTTTTCCTAGACAAAATATGTTCAAAAACATCGACCAATCAAACATGGGTAAACAAGTTCCTTGTTCCATACATGACACTCCCTAATCCATGGAATTTATTTCTTAGGATTAGGGATAGGCCCGCTTTATCTCTGCAGAAGCTGAAAAATTAAGACATGTAAATTCTACAAATACATGATTTACTTTCTGCAGAAAAAATAAGTCATGTAAATTCTACAAATACACGATTTACTTGTATGTTTGTGTGGTCAAAGGACTGACATGTTTTTACCTGGTTAGCACGTTGCATGGTGAAATCTGCATAAATTTATCATGCAACATAAGCTCTTCACCTGCTTTATGCGACATCTGTTACGTCATAATATTTGCTGAAATGTATTTCTGATGTTGAATGTTCTTGTACTGGCTAAAGGTTTTGAATGTGTTTTTATTCTCAGATAGATGTTGTCAACCTAACCAGTCTTAAGATGTTGCCCGAGTCAGCTGCCATATCTGTTCTTGACCAGGTCTGAAATATTTATACCTCTAGTATTCCCAGTGAAAATTTTAGTATATTCTACAGCAATTGAAGATCGACTCTCATGCTTCTATTCTCCAATGTCTTTCATTTATAGCTCATGTGGTCTGAAGCTGATATGCAGAACAAGGGAGGATTTTTAGCTTCATTAATTTCTAAAGTATGTTCTGCAGAGTGCAGATAAGCATCGAAAATTTTATCTTTGTTAGTACTATAATATTTTGCGCGCTTTATTTAACAAAGTCGTCTCTGGAAATAGCAGCAAGTTGAAAAGCTGGGATTGAAACAGTTTGATAGCAAGTCAAGGGTAGAAGATGTTGCCTTGAGGGTACCAGAACCAGACAGCTTCTCTACAAGAGTTCGTTTGCCACATCTAGATTCATATGCCTCCCGAGTTCCCTTGCCCATGGCTAGGTTAGCTAACACGTCAACTCTAGATTATTCTAAAACTATGCTGCATGTCTGGTTCTAAGAGCAGAATGATGTTAACCAAGTAAAAATTCTTGGAGTGATAATATGTTTTTGCCAGCTCTTTAGTGACACCTATTATTGAAGGTAGACAACTATTGAGGTAACAGAATCACTTTGCTGCTGGTTTCTTGCAGGGCTGATGTTTACAAATCTCGCTATTCAGCGTATTTAGATCCCTACCTATCTGGTCGGGTGACAACAGAGAGGATGGAGGAAGCAAGTTCCCATTTGCAGGGGACTTCACTTACGTATGGTCAGGTGACAACGAGGATGGAGGAAGCAGGTCCTATTCACAAGAAAAGGATGGAGGAAGCAAGTCCCACTTTGCAGTCGCTCCTCTCTGGCGGGGTGACTACAAGGAGGATGGAGGAACCAAGTCCCGTTTTGCAGGCAACATCCCTTCCATCTGGTCGAATATCAAGGATGGATGAAGCAGGTGCCACTTTTCAGGCATCTTGGAGTCCTTCAGCTGCTGCTGACAGAGTTGGACTTCATTCACGCATTACCCCAACTTCTGATCATCAACATACTCGACCACGGATCAGGTTTGATCCCTTCACTGGTGAGCCATACAAATTTGACCCCTTCACTGGCGAGCCAATTGTCCCTGAGAGCTCAAGTCATCATCGAAGCCTGTACTGAACATTTTCTGAGCCCACATATGGCTAATAGCTGAACTCATGTAACATAATGATGCGTGTTTGTTCTCCCACAATTGTAAAATAGTATTAGCTGTTAGAAGAGGATTATTTTGTCATCTTTctcattattttgaaattttggcaTTATAATTTGATCTGCAGTGGAAGTCTACTTTGTTATTATGGCTTAGTAGAAACAGCGCGTAAAGGTTGTGAAACTTCGTAGTGCTTGCTAGGGGTAGACAGaggataaattaataatctagATAAGAACTACATGTTTTCAAAAGATATCAACAATATACCCGGTGGTTTTCGATACACACTCTCAAAATCAATATCTGACTCTAAACATTTGGAAATAGTCCCATTCTATTAATACAGCTAAGTATTTGCAGAAAATGTTATGGTTCACTACACTTAACGGGTAAGACAGTAGTTTAATTCAGTACATAGCTCTTATGTCTAGTCCTCCTATTAAATGGCTTTGAAGGAAATTTGTATTTCAGTTCACAGTATGAAGGAAACTCTAGTCTTTTTTCCTCTGGAACAGTGGCCAGATAGGTTTATTACACACAATTAACAAGCAAACAAAATCTAAATCAACTATGATATTTAAGAGAGTCTGCAtcagagaagagagaaaaagatgAACAGGTTTTGCAGCATAAGTCAGAgaaaattaatacatgaaatGATATACGAGTACCAAACTAGAACTGTACTTcagaaaaaataactttaagttGGAATTCAGCTTAGTGCACAACTTGAATGATCGTCCACTCTAGCAGCATAACTATGTACAAGTTTTAGCCAAAGTGGACATACTACAACCAGGTGACTGGTCACCCGACGGATATCTGGAAGTCACTGAACTTACTTCCACTCCAGCATGTCTAGAAGCCAAAGGACCTCGTCTTCAGAATTGGCAGCATCGCAGAAATCCATCTCAATCCCGAAAACATCAAGTGCCCCCTCATTACCATGGTCCATGAACAGCAAAGATATCCATGCCCGAACACCCGATACAAACAAGCACATGGGAGAGGAGAAGTCAAGATAGTCATAAGCTAAAGCCCGATATGCTGTTCGATCTATATAATCAAAAAGGGACTTCTTGATAATGCATGCAACTTTATTTGTATCTTTGCGCCCAACAAGCACAGAGACGCTGACTGTCTGGCACAAAGGAATTGTAAATCTTGGTTCCACAGGTAGAGTCATCTTGTATTCAGGCCCTTCCAAGTGGAACCTAAGCACATCACAGATTCCGGGAGGTGGGATCCAGATTCCCTTCTGAAGAACAGGCCCTGGGACCACATCTGAAAATATTATGTTCTCTTCAGTCCATATGTCAATGTAGAACTCTAAGTCACTGAAGGAAAGTTTAGGAGGGAGAACAGTCCGGCGGTATGGACGTTTATGGAAGTTCTGAAATAGATTATAGTATGTTACAGTGGGAGGTGATGACCGTTTGCAAATAGATGGCCATTTTTTACAACAAAGACATTTCCAGAAGTAATCATCTCGTGCAATATCTCGCCACTGTTTGCACACAATCATACATGTAGCCAGTTCAGTGCCCTCCAGAAATGGGAATACAGCCTTCAGAATTTCTTCACACGCCATCTTGTGCACAACAAGGAAACCAGCTGGAATATATCTGCTTTTCAGCTCTTTATAAAGATTTTGGTAGATCAAAGCAATCAGCTCTCATGCCTTGCAGTTGATGCAATCATACTGCACTTCAGAGAGAGGATAATTCTTCACCTAGCCAATTACTCAGAAGCATGGACTTACCTGCATGCAGAGTACCAATTTAGAGAAAACAGGTTTCCTTATGCAATAAATCAAGAGTAACTGTGAAGATAACCCAAATATCTATGTACACATTTAGACTAACTCATGCTTAGATGACATGAAATTGtgaataaagagaaaataaacaaaagtatGGATGTTAGACAAACAAGGAAGCAATAAAGATATGTGAAATGAGAGCCTATgaggttaattactaaaaatatctCAAACACTTCTTGACCACCGGGGGGTCATATTTTATTCTGACCAAATATCTCAAACAAATGAGGTTCAAAGTTCCAACTTAATAAAtcttcaaatatgaaaatagaaCGAAAAACCAAAAAACTCGCAATGATATTTCTTCCTACATAGAGATTTGCTTGGAAATAAAACAGACTAGACGCAAAGAGAAGAACAAATCGTTCTTCTGCGACGGTCTACCCAAGgacaaatttcaattttcttatttcCTTCATAAgcaatatacaaacaaaagtCTTTGCAGTTTGCTTATTGACCTGTAAAAGAACACTAAGAGTTATGTAAAGATCACTTATCCAAGTAGCTGTCAGCTTTATGAAAACACCAAGGAGATGTTATGGTGTTGGAGGAAACTCAGTGAACTGATCAAAATCCCAGAAAATACTTGAAGAGGAAAGGCCTCCCCTTTAAGAAAATCACTACAACAGATTCAACAATtacccacaaaaaaaaaaaaactagcaaCCGGTACATGAAAAAGGACAAAGCATACGCATCCAGAAAATGAGCAAAATAAAGCTAATTCCACCCAACCAACCACCCAAAAAGGTATAATTTTTGTCAGCTTTATTTAAGActgaaaacaaacaaacaagTAACTTTCTGTGTTAAAAGAGGGAAAAAAACCAAcggaaagaagaaaaaaaaacctaaattaGAAAATACAACAAGAACATTAACAATTCGAACTTGTAAGTCCATCATATGAATCCTCTATATCTATTCCTCTCCATCTGAACCCTTAATTCGAATATAACCCTAAATTAAACCTATGaagtttttatttatcaatgagATATGATCAATCAATGGAAATGAACGTCGGAAAAAATCAACAACTGAAACAAAGAAGCAAAAATTATGAGATTATTACCTCTTTAAAGAAACCAGACCGTCATC
This window of the Solanum pennellii chromosome 2, SPENNV200 genome carries:
- the LOC107009680 gene encoding uncharacterized protein LOC107009680 isoform X1, which translates into the protein MKGTEIFVGGLARTTTESKIHEVFSSCGEIVEIRLIKDQIGNAKGFCFVRFATKYAADKALKEKSGYVLDGKKIGIRPSVEQDTLFLGNLNKGWGAEEFEIIVRQVFPDVISVDLAILGDVQLGQKQRNRGFAFVKFSSHAAAARALRVGSQSDFLIGGNLHPSVQWAEEESEVDPNELAQIKVAFVRNVPPGADEDYLKKLFQPFGNVEKVALSRKGSSTIGFVYFDKRSDLDNAIKGLNEKTVQGPMGGPSSKIQVEVARPTDKNRKRGREDQKMSSNIESHSKLLKDDPNVEMVGGPKSKAQPEMDYLDPYEAAVIALPVLVKERLVRILRLGIATRYDIDVVNLTSLKMLPESAAISVLDQLMWSEADMQNKGGFLASLISKQQVEKLGLKQFDSKSRVEDVALRVPEPDSFSTRVRLPHLDSYASRVPLPMARADVYKSRYSAYLDPYLSGRVTTERMEEASSHLQGTSLTYGQVTTRMEEAGPIHKKRMEEASPTLQSLLSGGVTTRRMEEPSPVLQATSLPSGRISRMDEAGATFQASWSPSAAADRVGLHSRITPTSDHQHTRPRIRFDPFTGEPYKFDPFTGEPIVPESSSHHRSLY
- the LOC107009680 gene encoding uncharacterized protein LOC107009680 isoform X2; amino-acid sequence: MKGTEIFVGGLARTTTESKIHEVFSSCGEIVEIRLIKDQIGNAKGFCFVRFATKYAADKALKEKSGYVLDGKKIGIRPSVEQDTLFLGNLNKGWGAEEFEIIVRQVFPDVISVDLAILGDVQLGQKQRNRGFAFVKFSSHAAAARALRVGSQSDFLIGGNLHPSVQWAEEESEVDPNELAQIKVAFVRNVPPGADEDYLKKLFQPFGNVEKVALSRKGSSTIGFVYFDKRSDLDNAIKGLNEKTVQGPMGGPSSKIQVEVARPTDKNRKRGREDQKMSSNIESHSKLLKDDPNVEMVGGPKSKAQPEMDYLDPYEAAVIALPVLVKERLVRILRLGIATRYDIDVVNLTSLKMLPESAAISVLDQLMWSEADMQNKGGFLASLISKQVEKLGLKQFDSKSRVEDVALRVPEPDSFSTRVRLPHLDSYASRVPLPMARADVYKSRYSAYLDPYLSGRVTTERMEEASSHLQGTSLTYGQVTTRMEEAGPIHKKRMEEASPTLQSLLSGGVTTRRMEEPSPVLQATSLPSGRISRMDEAGATFQASWSPSAAADRVGLHSRITPTSDHQHTRPRIRFDPFTGEPYKFDPFTGEPIVPESSSHHRSLY
- the LOC107009710 gene encoding F-box protein At5g39250, encoding MACEEILKAVFPFLEGTELATCMIVCKQWRDIARDDYFWKCLCCKKWPSICKRSSPPTVTYYNLFQNFHKRPYRRTVLPPKLSFSDLEFYIDIWTEENIIFSDVVPGPVLQKGIWIPPPGICDVLRFHLEGPEYKMTLPVEPRFTIPLCQTVSVSVLVGRKDTNKVACIIKKSLFDYIDRTAYRALAYDYLDFSSPMCLFVSGVRAWISLLFMDHGNEGALDVFGIEMDFCDAANSEDEVLWLLDMLEWK